The Pseudomonas sp. DG56-2 genome contains a region encoding:
- a CDS encoding DOPA 4,5-dioxygenase family protein, with the protein MQRIKGYHAHIYYDASTMEQARQLCEEASRLFGVSMGRMHQKPVGPHPDWSCQLAFGPEVVGVVLPWLALYRKGLVVFLHPLTGDDLADHRDHAIWMGAVRPLDLSIFA; encoded by the coding sequence GTGCAAAGGATCAAGGGTTATCACGCCCATATCTATTACGACGCCAGCACAATGGAGCAGGCTCGGCAGCTATGTGAAGAAGCGTCCCGGCTGTTCGGCGTGAGTATGGGGCGCATGCATCAGAAGCCCGTAGGACCGCATCCGGACTGGAGTTGCCAACTGGCGTTCGGACCGGAAGTGGTGGGGGTGGTGTTGCCTTGGCTGGCGCTGTATCGGAAGGGGCTGGTGGTGTTTCTGCACCCGTTGACGGGGGATGACTTGGCGGATCACCGTGATCATGCGATCTGGATGGGGGCGGTGCGGCCCTTGGATCTGTCTATTTTTGCGTAG
- a CDS encoding YqjD family protein: MANHSLRKASLQSMEAEIENLLKALESLKDDASDESRKTLKTLKGNAESALRHSRSLLSDTYEEVKTKTRETGLATRDYAQEHPWTTAGVALGALGLLAAYLMCKRSN, translated from the coding sequence ATGGCCAACCACTCGCTGCGTAAAGCGTCGCTGCAAAGCATGGAAGCGGAGATAGAAAACCTGCTCAAGGCACTGGAAAGTCTCAAGGACGACGCCTCGGATGAGTCCCGCAAAACCCTCAAGACGCTCAAAGGCAATGCCGAGAGTGCCCTCCGCCATTCGCGCAGCCTGCTCAGCGATACCTACGAAGAAGTGAAAACCAAGACCCGCGAAACTGGACTGGCCACCCGCGATTACGCCCAGGAGCACCCGTGGACCACAGCAGGCGTGGCATTAGGTGCTCTAGGTCTGCTCGCGGCCTACCTGATGTGCAAACGCTCCAACTAA
- a CDS encoding DUF1161 domain-containing protein, with translation MKKLVVAAGLMMLAGTALAAGKPCEELKSEIAAKIDAKGVSGYSLEIVDKGAASDGKVVGTCEGGTKEIVYKRG, from the coding sequence ATGAAGAAGTTGGTAGTGGCCGCAGGTTTGATGATGCTGGCAGGCACCGCCCTTGCAGCGGGCAAGCCGTGCGAAGAACTGAAGAGCGAAATAGCCGCCAAAATTGACGCAAAAGGTGTCAGCGGCTATTCGCTTGAGATAGTCGACAAGGGTGCAGCGTCTGACGGCAAGGTCGTAGGGACCTGCGAAGGTGGCACCAAGGAAATCGTTTACAAGCGTGGTTGA
- the trpA gene encoding tryptophan synthase subunit alpha → MSRIEQRFAELKNEGRAALVTFITAGDPGYDASLAILKGLPAAGADVIELGMPFTDPMADGVSIQLATLRALDAGQTLAKTLQMVREFRVDNQTTPIVLMGYYNPIHRFGVEAFVAQAKDAGVDGLIIVDLPPEHDAELATPAQAAGIDFIRLTTPTTDDARLPRVLERSSGFVYYVSVAGVTGAGSATSEQVSDAIARLRRHTDLPISVGFGIRTPEQAAAIAKLSDGVVVGSALVDKIAKAANAEQAVGDVLELCSALAQGVRGARKA, encoded by the coding sequence ATGAGCCGTATAGAACAACGCTTCGCCGAACTGAAAAACGAGGGCCGTGCTGCACTGGTCACCTTCATCACTGCGGGCGACCCTGGCTACGACGCCTCCCTGGCAATTCTCAAAGGCCTGCCAGCTGCCGGCGCCGATGTGATCGAACTGGGCATGCCATTCACCGATCCAATGGCCGACGGCGTCTCCATCCAACTGGCAACCCTGCGTGCCCTGGATGCTGGCCAGACCCTGGCGAAAACCTTGCAGATGGTTCGCGAGTTCCGGGTCGATAATCAGACCACGCCGATTGTGCTGATGGGCTACTACAACCCGATTCACCGCTTCGGCGTAGAAGCGTTCGTGGCCCAGGCCAAGGACGCAGGTGTCGACGGCCTGATCATTGTCGACCTGCCGCCTGAGCATGACGCCGAACTGGCAACCCCGGCGCAGGCTGCCGGCATCGACTTTATCCGCCTGACCACCCCAACTACCGATGACGCGCGCCTACCACGCGTACTGGAGCGCAGTTCCGGCTTCGTCTACTACGTCTCAGTGGCAGGTGTTACGGGTGCCGGCTCGGCCACCAGCGAACAGGTCAGCGATGCGATCGCGCGACTTCGCCGGCATACCGATCTGCCCATCAGCGTCGGCTTTGGTATCCGTACCCCCGAGCAGGCGGCGGCCATTGCCAAGCTTTCAGATGGCGTGGTGGTGGGGTCGGCGCTGGTCGACAAAATTGCCAAGGCAGCGAATGCCGAGCAGGCCGTGGGTGATGTGCTTGAGCTGTGCTCAGCGCTGGCCCAGGGTGTGCGGGGTGCGCGCAAGGCGTGA
- a CDS encoding dodecin, with the protein MSDHHTYKKIELVGSSPTSIEDAINNALAEAGKSIKHLEWFEVVDTRGHIKDNKAAHFQVTLKVGFRIVNS; encoded by the coding sequence ATGTCGGATCATCACACTTACAAGAAAATTGAACTTGTCGGCTCATCGCCCACCAGCATAGAAGACGCGATCAATAATGCCTTGGCTGAAGCGGGCAAAAGCATCAAGCATCTTGAGTGGTTCGAAGTGGTCGACACCCGCGGTCATATCAAGGACAACAAGGCAGCGCACTTTCAGGTCACGCTGAAAGTCGGATTCCGTATCGTCAATAGCTGA
- a CDS encoding SulP family inorganic anion transporter — MPWPDRHSLLPFLSWLPRQTRGSVRRDLLVGLSGAILALPQSIAYALIAGLPAEYGLYAAIVPVLIACLWGSSWHLICGPTAAISIVLYTSISPLAVSGSDDYITLILLLTFMAGVFQWLLGLLRFGALVNFVSHSVVLGFTLGAAVVIALGQLPNLMGMDLPSQATALKTVESLVEHAGDVDWPSLVLGLGTLALGIALKLLRPRWPGLLITLSIASLLAWLLPAVFGRVQLVPGFIGQLPPLSPLPLLDLELILRLLPSAVAVGMLGLVTSLSIARSLSSRSEQMIDANQEVRAQGLSNMVGSFFSGYLSSGSFTRSGLSYEAGARSPLAGVFSALWVALFAVAGAGLIAHIPIPAMAGSILLICWGLVDHRAMRALFRVSRAEFLVMALTAAATLLLELQTAIYAGVLASLFFYLKRTSRPRVQQSREGNADVLRVGGSIFFGASHYLQVRLQRCQGPDVVIDARQINFIDYSGVDMLHREAHRLRRAGGSLTLHRARPQVIEELHKLEGAANCPIQFAE, encoded by the coding sequence ATGCCCTGGCCTGATCGCCACTCCCTACTGCCATTTCTCAGCTGGCTACCCCGGCAGACGCGGGGGAGTGTGCGCCGTGATCTGCTGGTAGGCCTGAGCGGCGCGATATTGGCTCTGCCGCAATCGATCGCCTATGCCCTGATCGCCGGCCTGCCCGCGGAATATGGCCTTTACGCAGCGATAGTCCCGGTGCTGATTGCCTGCCTTTGGGGGTCATCCTGGCATCTGATCTGTGGGCCGACAGCCGCCATTTCCATCGTGCTCTACACCAGTATCAGCCCTTTGGCTGTCAGTGGAAGCGACGATTACATCACCCTCATCCTGTTGCTGACGTTTATGGCCGGCGTGTTCCAGTGGTTACTGGGACTGCTGCGCTTTGGCGCCCTGGTAAATTTCGTCTCTCACTCAGTGGTGCTGGGGTTCACCCTCGGTGCTGCAGTAGTCATCGCACTGGGTCAATTGCCAAACCTGATGGGAATGGACCTACCCAGCCAGGCGACAGCCCTGAAAACCGTTGAGAGCCTGGTGGAACACGCAGGTGACGTTGACTGGCCTTCGCTGGTTCTGGGACTTGGTACGCTGGCACTCGGCATTGCCCTCAAGCTCCTGCGACCGCGTTGGCCCGGCCTGTTGATCACGTTGAGCATTGCCAGTCTGCTGGCTTGGCTATTGCCTGCTGTGTTTGGCCGGGTGCAATTGGTGCCCGGTTTCATCGGCCAACTACCGCCATTGAGCCCTCTACCGCTACTGGACCTTGAGTTGATCCTGCGTCTACTGCCTAGCGCAGTAGCCGTGGGTATGCTCGGGCTGGTCACCAGCCTGTCAATCGCACGCTCATTGTCGTCGCGTTCGGAACAAATGATCGACGCCAATCAGGAAGTCCGCGCCCAAGGTTTGTCGAATATGGTGGGCAGCTTTTTCTCCGGTTATCTGTCATCAGGCTCCTTCACCCGGTCCGGGCTGAGCTACGAGGCTGGCGCCCGGTCGCCACTGGCCGGGGTGTTCTCAGCTTTGTGGGTAGCCTTGTTCGCCGTAGCCGGCGCCGGGTTGATTGCGCACATTCCGATTCCGGCCATGGCGGGCAGCATTCTTCTGATCTGCTGGGGGCTAGTTGATCATCGAGCCATGCGGGCGCTGTTCCGGGTGAGTCGTGCGGAGTTTCTAGTCATGGCCCTGACCGCCGCCGCAACCTTGTTACTGGAACTGCAGACTGCCATTTACGCAGGGGTACTAGCCTCGCTGTTCTTCTACCTCAAACGTACCTCGCGACCACGGGTCCAGCAGTCGCGCGAAGGTAACGCCGACGTGCTGCGGGTCGGCGGGTCGATCTTCTTTGGCGCCAGCCACTATCTGCAAGTACGCCTGCAGCGCTGCCAGGGCCCCGACGTGGTGATCGATGCCCGACAGATAAACTTTATCGACTATTCGGGCGTCGACATGCTGCACCGTGAAGCCCACCGACTGCGCCGGGCAGGTGGCAGCCTGACGCTACATCGAGCCCGCCCACAGGTAATCGAGGAGTTGCACAAGCTGGAAGGGGCAGCAAATTGTCCCATTCAGTTCGCTGAGTGA
- the trpB gene encoding tryptophan synthase subunit beta, whose protein sequence is MTQTNFRAGPDANGLFGAFGGRYVAETLMPLVLDLAREYEAAKADPEFLEQLAYFQRDYIGRPNPLYFAERLTEHCGGAKIFFKREELNHTGAHKVNNCIGQVLLAKRMGKKRLIAETGAGMHGVATATVAARFGLPCVIYMGATDIERQQANVFRMKLLGAEIVPVTSGTGTLKDAMNEALRDWVTNVDDTFYLIGTVAGPHPYPAMVRDFQSIIGKETREQLQAKEGRLPDSLIACVGGGSNAMGLFHDFLDDASVQIIGVEAGGHGVDTDKHAASLTGGIPGVLHGNRTYLLQDADGQITDAHSISAGLDYPGIGPEHAYLHEVKRVEYVSINDEEALAAFHTTCRLEGIIPALETSHALAEAIKRAPTLPKDHLMVVCLSGRGDKDMQTVMSHMAAQEKQA, encoded by the coding sequence ATGACCCAGACCAACTTCCGCGCCGGCCCCGATGCAAATGGCCTGTTTGGCGCTTTCGGTGGCCGCTACGTGGCTGAAACGCTGATGCCGCTGGTGCTCGACCTTGCCCGCGAATACGAAGCGGCCAAGGCCGACCCCGAGTTTCTGGAACAGCTGGCGTACTTTCAGCGCGATTACATCGGTCGTCCCAACCCGCTGTACTTCGCCGAACGCCTGACCGAACACTGCGGTGGCGCGAAGATCTTCTTCAAACGCGAAGAACTCAACCATACCGGCGCGCACAAGGTAAACAACTGCATCGGCCAAGTTCTGCTGGCCAAGCGCATGGGCAAAAAGCGCCTGATCGCCGAAACCGGTGCTGGCATGCATGGTGTCGCTACAGCGACCGTGGCCGCACGATTTGGCTTGCCTTGCGTGATCTACATGGGCGCCACCGACATCGAGCGCCAACAGGCCAACGTTTTTCGCATGAAGCTGCTGGGCGCGGAAATCGTTCCTGTGACCTCCGGTACCGGCACCCTCAAGGATGCCATGAACGAGGCACTGCGCGACTGGGTCACCAACGTTGATGACACCTTCTACCTGATCGGTACCGTTGCCGGCCCACACCCTTATCCGGCAATGGTCCGCGACTTCCAGTCGATCATTGGCAAGGAGACCCGTGAGCAGTTGCAGGCCAAAGAAGGACGCCTGCCCGATAGCTTGATCGCCTGTGTTGGCGGCGGCTCAAACGCCATGGGCCTGTTCCATGATTTTCTCGACGACGCCAGCGTACAAATCATCGGTGTTGAAGCCGGCGGTCATGGCGTAGACACCGACAAGCATGCGGCCAGCCTCACCGGTGGCATTCCAGGCGTACTGCACGGTAACCGTACTTACCTGCTGCAGGACGCCGACGGACAGATCACCGATGCCCACTCGATTTCCGCAGGCCTGGACTACCCGGGGATCGGCCCGGAGCACGCTTATCTGCACGAAGTGAAACGAGTCGAGTACGTCAGCATCAACGACGAAGAAGCCTTGGCCGCGTTCCATACCACCTGCCGCCTGGAAGGCATTATTCCAGCGCTGGAAACCTCCCACGCCCTGGCCGAAGCAATCAAACGCGCCCCGACCCTGCCCAAGGATCACCTGATGGTAGTTTGCCTGTCCGGGCGTGGTGACAAAGATATGCAAACCGTGATGAGCCATATGGCTGCCCAGGAGAAACAGGCATGA
- a CDS encoding LysR family transcriptional regulator, with product MRQDLPPLNALRAFEATARLNSVSLAAEQLHVTHGAVSRQIKVLEEHLGVSLFVKDGRGIKLTDAGLRLRDASFDAFDRLRSVCGELSQRGTDAPFVLGCSGSLLARWFIPRLGRLKADLPELRLHLSAGEGDLDPRRPGLDALLVFAEPPWPADMQVHVLAQERIGPVLSPHYAGFARLQQASVQALLDERLLQTTSRPQAWPSWAEQQGINRDALQYGQDFEHLYYLLEAAVAGLGVAIAPQPLVADDLRAGRLAAPWGFCQTQAVLALWIPRRAADGRAEQLAGWLRAELERQAD from the coding sequence ATGCGCCAGGATCTGCCTCCTCTCAATGCCCTCAGGGCATTTGAAGCCACTGCCCGGCTCAATAGCGTTAGTCTGGCGGCCGAACAACTGCACGTAACTCATGGCGCCGTAAGCCGGCAGATCAAAGTGCTGGAGGAGCACCTGGGCGTCAGTCTGTTCGTTAAAGATGGACGTGGCATTAAACTCACAGATGCGGGGCTGCGCTTACGGGACGCAAGTTTTGATGCTTTTGATCGCTTGCGCAGCGTCTGTGGCGAGCTGAGCCAACGTGGTACGGACGCTCCTTTTGTCCTCGGGTGCTCAGGGAGTTTGCTGGCTCGCTGGTTCATTCCGCGCCTGGGCCGACTCAAGGCTGATTTGCCGGAGTTGCGACTGCATTTGTCTGCCGGTGAAGGCGATCTTGATCCGCGTCGCCCGGGCCTGGATGCCTTGCTGGTTTTTGCAGAACCACCATGGCCTGCGGACATGCAGGTGCATGTGCTGGCGCAGGAGCGCATCGGCCCTGTGCTGAGTCCGCATTACGCAGGGTTTGCCCGCCTGCAGCAGGCGTCTGTCCAGGCGTTGCTCGATGAGCGATTGTTACAGACCACCTCAAGACCCCAGGCCTGGCCCAGTTGGGCGGAGCAACAGGGTATCAACCGCGACGCGTTGCAGTACGGGCAGGATTTCGAGCATTTGTATTATTTACTGGAGGCAGCGGTCGCCGGCCTGGGCGTTGCTATTGCGCCGCAACCGCTGGTAGCCGATGACTTGCGCGCCGGTCGTCTGGCGGCGCCCTGGGGCTTTTGCCAGACCCAGGCAGTCTTGGCATTGTGGATACCTCGACGCGCCGCGGACGGGCGCGCCGAGCAATTAGCCGGTTGGCTTCGAGCGGAGCTGGAACGCCAGGCTGATTAG
- a CDS encoding NAD(P)-dependent oxidoreductase: MKNAETPVFKLVILGGLSSLGSALIAELLKRQHEVIAVVDELNARAPRPGLHFKIGGLNTTDQAEQSVAGGSAVVCLLPALAPDDFATQLRMSQALIASLSRTTIRRLLLVGDFSVLDHSEGHSEQQRTCAEQIVDLLQRSHLQWTLVNAPQEIAGLSIEHFRKTQGTLEPGLAEPLQQLARIAAAMVDTLELNLHQGEHLNFVF; the protein is encoded by the coding sequence GTGAAAAATGCCGAAACCCCAGTATTCAAACTGGTCATCCTAGGCGGTCTGAGCAGCCTGGGCAGCGCCTTGATAGCCGAGCTGCTCAAGCGCCAGCACGAAGTCATCGCGGTGGTCGATGAACTGAACGCTCGCGCACCACGACCCGGACTGCACTTCAAAATCGGAGGCCTGAATACCACTGACCAAGCGGAGCAAAGCGTCGCCGGTGGTTCGGCAGTGGTCTGCCTGTTGCCAGCATTGGCCCCCGATGACTTTGCCACGCAGCTTCGCATGAGCCAGGCACTGATCGCCAGCCTCTCCCGCACGACTATACGACGCTTGCTCCTAGTCGGCGATTTCAGCGTACTCGATCACAGTGAGGGGCACAGTGAACAGCAGCGAACCTGCGCCGAACAGATCGTCGACCTGTTACAACGCAGCCACCTGCAATGGACGCTGGTCAACGCCCCGCAAGAGATCGCCGGGCTGAGCATTGAACACTTTCGCAAGACGCAAGGCACGCTGGAACCAGGCCTCGCCGAGCCGTTGCAGCAGTTGGCCAGGATTGCCGCTGCCATGGTCGATACCCTGGAGCTGAATCTGCATCAGGGCGAGCATCTGAACTTTGTATTCTGA